Proteins encoded within one genomic window of Streptomyces taklimakanensis:
- a CDS encoding metallopeptidase family protein, protein MDNPVPPHRPDPRPPRRRDRHGRGMRGPLAPPQVPLAMSRADAFDDLVRDSADRLEKQWPQLAGVEFVVQEVPPAPAPEDGERLAGWPGGWLDGPDGIPLGRYAAARDGHPDRIVVYRRPIELRARTRDDRALLVHEVVVEQVAELLGLAPESVDPRYGQD, encoded by the coding sequence ATGGACAACCCCGTACCGCCCCACAGGCCCGATCCGCGGCCACCGCGTCGCCGGGACCGCCATGGGCGCGGCATGCGCGGCCCCCTCGCCCCGCCGCAGGTGCCGCTGGCCATGAGCCGCGCCGACGCCTTCGACGACCTGGTGCGCGACTCCGCGGACCGGCTGGAGAAGCAGTGGCCACAACTCGCCGGGGTGGAGTTCGTCGTGCAGGAGGTGCCGCCCGCCCCGGCCCCGGAGGACGGCGAGCGGCTCGCCGGCTGGCCGGGCGGGTGGCTCGACGGCCCGGACGGCATCCCCCTGGGCCGGTACGCGGCCGCGCGGGACGGCCACCCCGACCGCATCGTCGTCTACCGCCGCCCCATCGAGCTGCGGGCCAGGACGCGCGACGACCGGGCCCTGCTCGTCCACGAGGTGGTCGTCGAGCAGGTCGCCGAGCTCCTCGGACTGGCCCCGGAGTCGGTCGACCCGCGCTACGGACAGGACTGA
- a CDS encoding DUF3499 domain-containing protein has translation MPGSRRGPLKSAVPSNIVSPVRRCSRTACGRPAVATLTYVYADSTAVLGPLATYAEPHCYDLCSEHSERLTAPRGWEVVRLAVDPGPARPSGDDLEALADAVREAARTPRRKPPAPTEQPGSNGVRDTDLMEVARRGHLRVLRSPDN, from the coding sequence CTGCCGGGGAGTCGTCGCGGCCCGCTCAAGAGTGCGGTACCGTCCAACATCGTGAGCCCTGTACGTCGCTGTTCGCGCACCGCGTGCGGCCGCCCTGCCGTGGCGACGCTGACGTACGTCTACGCGGACTCCACCGCCGTCCTCGGTCCCCTGGCGACCTACGCCGAGCCCCACTGCTACGACCTGTGCTCCGAACACTCGGAGCGGCTGACGGCCCCGCGCGGCTGGGAGGTCGTCCGCCTCGCGGTGGACCCGGGCCCCGCGCGTCCCAGCGGCGACGACCTCGAAGCGCTGGCCGACGCCGTGCGCGAGGCCGCCCGCACCCCCCGGCGCAAACCTCCCGCCCCCACCGAGCAGCCCGGTTCGAACGGCGTGCGCGACACGGACCTGATGGAGGTGGCCCGCCGTGGCCACCTGCGGGTCCTGCGTTCCCCCGACAACTGA
- a CDS encoding phosphomannomutase/phosphoglucomutase, translating into MPDLSQIVKAYDVRGVVPDQLDEGLAELFGAAFATVTGAEAIVVGHDMRPSSPGLSHAFARGAAARGADVTEIGLCSTDQLYFASGSLGLPGAMFTASHNPARYNGIKMCRAGAAPVGQDTGLADIRALVEEWAADGAPEPVEKPGAVTRRDVLEDYAAHLRSLVDLTAIRPLKVVVDAGNGMGGHTVPTVLKDLPVELDAMYFELDGTFPNHEANPLDPANIVDLQARVRETGADIGLAFDGDADRCFVVDERGEPVSPSAITALVAARELAKEPGSTVIHNCITSWSVPEVVREAGGTPVRTRVGHSFIKEEMARTGAIFGGEHSAHYYFRDFWNADTGMLAALHVLAALGGQEAPLSELVARYDRYVASGEINSTVDDQAGRAAAVKAAYFGREGLELDELDGLTVTAADWWFNLRPSNTEPLLRLNVEGRDAETVAGVRDEVLAIIRA; encoded by the coding sequence GTGCCTGACCTGTCACAGATCGTGAAGGCGTACGACGTACGTGGTGTGGTGCCCGACCAGTTGGACGAGGGGCTCGCCGAACTCTTCGGCGCGGCGTTCGCGACGGTCACGGGCGCGGAGGCGATCGTGGTCGGACACGACATGCGTCCTTCCTCGCCGGGCCTGTCGCACGCCTTCGCCCGGGGCGCGGCCGCCCGCGGCGCCGACGTCACCGAGATCGGTCTCTGCTCCACCGACCAGCTCTACTTCGCCAGCGGCAGCCTCGGCCTGCCCGGCGCGATGTTCACCGCCAGCCACAATCCGGCCAGGTACAACGGCATCAAGATGTGCCGGGCGGGCGCCGCGCCGGTCGGCCAGGACACCGGACTGGCCGACATCCGGGCCCTGGTGGAGGAGTGGGCCGCCGACGGCGCCCCCGAACCGGTGGAGAAGCCGGGCGCGGTCACGCGGCGGGACGTCCTGGAGGACTACGCCGCCCACCTGCGCTCCCTGGTGGACCTCACCGCCATCCGCCCCCTGAAGGTCGTGGTGGACGCGGGCAACGGCATGGGGGGCCACACCGTCCCGACCGTCCTGAAGGACCTGCCCGTCGAGCTGGACGCGATGTACTTCGAGCTCGACGGCACCTTCCCCAACCACGAGGCCAACCCGCTGGATCCGGCCAACATCGTGGACCTCCAGGCCAGGGTGCGGGAGACCGGCGCCGACATCGGCCTGGCCTTCGACGGGGACGCCGACCGCTGTTTCGTCGTGGACGAGCGGGGGGAGCCGGTCTCCCCCTCGGCGATCACCGCCCTGGTCGCCGCCCGCGAGCTGGCCAAGGAGCCCGGCTCCACGGTGATCCACAACTGCATCACCTCCTGGTCCGTCCCCGAGGTGGTCAGGGAGGCGGGCGGCACCCCCGTGCGCACCCGGGTGGGACACTCCTTCATCAAGGAGGAGATGGCGCGCACCGGAGCGATCTTCGGCGGCGAGCACTCCGCGCACTACTACTTCCGCGACTTCTGGAACGCCGACACCGGCATGCTCGCCGCCCTCCACGTCCTGGCGGCGCTCGGCGGGCAGGAGGCCCCCCTGTCCGAACTGGTGGCGCGGTACGACCGTTACGTCGCCTCCGGCGAGATCAACAGCACCGTCGACGACCAGGCCGGCCGAGCCGCCGCCGTCAAGGCCGCCTACTTCGGCCGCGAGGGCCTGGAGTTGGACGAACTGGACGGGCTGACGGTCACGGCGGCCGACTGGTGGTTCAACCTGCGCCCCTCCAACACCGAGCCGCTGCTGCGCCTGAACGTCGAGGGGCGCGACGCGGAGACGGTCGCCGGGGTCCGCGACGAGGTCCTGGCCATCATCCGCGCCTGA
- a CDS encoding SIS domain-containing protein, translating to MLDETLLDAPDALTGADTHGLLRGAAASGARVRTALRHATEAGLTELRPDGRPRAVLVAGTGPAVPCAADLIGAFGNGAVPVTLIHPTGSLADPGALHWTLPGWAGPLDLLLLATPDGHEGGLALLAEQAYRRGCTVVSVSPVPAPLAEATIQARGLAVPFAGIPGERYEGPDPRDAYERPGEAPQAAPGTLWALLTPLLVLTDRLDLATAGPDALDALADRLDRTAERCGPAVPTYGNPAKTLAAELSDALPLLWSEGTVAAAVARHCATVLAALAGRPALTARLPEAMTLHRALLAGSFSGTDDTEDFFRDRVEEPEPLHARVVLLREGAPAADSAAVAARDLAYAHGAPISELEPAEGSLPLEAAAELLATVDFAAVYLGLAGGGRR from the coding sequence ATGCTGGACGAGACCCTGCTCGACGCCCCCGATGCCCTGACCGGCGCCGACACCCACGGCCTACTGCGCGGAGCCGCCGCGTCCGGTGCCCGTGTCCGCACGGCCCTCCGGCACGCCACCGAGGCGGGGTTGACCGAACTCCGTCCCGACGGACGGCCCCGCGCCGTCCTGGTCGCCGGCACCGGCCCCGCCGTTCCCTGCGCCGCCGACCTCATCGGCGCCTTCGGCAACGGCGCCGTCCCCGTCACCCTGATCCACCCCACCGGTTCCCTCGCCGATCCCGGCGCCCTGCACTGGACGCTCCCCGGCTGGGCCGGGCCGCTGGACCTGCTGCTGTTGGCCACCCCCGACGGGCACGAGGGAGGGCTCGCCCTGCTCGCCGAGCAGGCGTACCGACGCGGCTGCACCGTGGTCTCCGTCAGCCCCGTACCCGCCCCGCTGGCCGAGGCCACCATCCAGGCCCGCGGCCTCGCCGTCCCCTTCGCGGGGATTCCGGGCGAGCGGTACGAGGGGCCCGACCCCCGCGACGCCTACGAGCGGCCGGGGGAGGCACCACAGGCCGCCCCCGGCACCCTGTGGGCGCTGCTCACCCCGCTGCTGGTCCTCACCGACCGGCTCGACCTGGCCACCGCCGGGCCCGACGCACTGGACGCGCTCGCCGACCGGCTCGACCGGACGGCCGAGCGCTGCGGTCCGGCCGTCCCCACCTACGGCAATCCCGCCAAGACCCTGGCCGCCGAGCTCTCCGACGCGTTGCCGTTGCTGTGGAGCGAGGGGACCGTCGCGGCCGCCGTCGCCCGGCACTGCGCCACCGTCCTCGCCGCGCTCGCCGGCCGCCCGGCCCTGACCGCCCGCCTGCCGGAGGCGATGACCCTCCACCGGGCCCTGCTGGCCGGTTCCTTCTCCGGCACCGACGACACCGAGGACTTCTTCCGGGACCGCGTGGAGGAACCGGAACCGCTGCACGCCCGGGTCGTCCTGCTGCGCGAGGGCGCCCCCGCCGCGGACTCCGCGGCCGTCGCCGCCCGCGACCTGGCCTACGCCCACGGCGCCCCGATCAGCGAACTGGAGCCGGCGGAGGGAAGCCTTCCCCTGGAGGCCGCCGCCGAACTGCTCGCCACCGTGGACTTCGCCGCCG
- a CDS encoding DUF5719 family protein → MNRTAQSLIAVATTLAAVTGVAALTAPSGEPSAAPASASRLPVERSTLVCPKPTGSDIGETTYTAFTPKGKTERATTGEDGAGLLPAGSTLEGGGGEGGKGSTGGKSAPKPFVPLEEPGVPVTAETDGSASPALTGSADGRLAPGWTVQQTTLVTVGTGRGLQGLSCTVPDTEFWFPGASTAEQRQDYIHLTNPDDSTAVVDLELYGEDGSVRTDSGQGINVPGRSTVPVLLSALSTKPVEDVVLHVVARTGRIGAQVQSLDEKLGGDWLTASRRSGGDLVMPGLPPDATSARLVVFAPGERDADLRVRLATPTGTITPAGQETLHVKRGTTVAVDLGDITRGEAGSLLLSPTEEGGGGQVVAAVRVVRGKGGARETAFVPATEPIRERASVAGSDAEATNSKDGGTILSLVAPGKAAKVRVTASAASGGGKAVDRTLTLKAGTTTAVSDLRPEGGKGHYAITVERLSGGEVYAARTLSLEDDGVPMFTVQTVPDDRGTVAVPEAGQDLSVLVD, encoded by the coding sequence ATGAACCGCACCGCCCAGTCCCTGATCGCCGTGGCCACCACGCTGGCCGCCGTCACCGGCGTCGCCGCGCTGACCGCGCCCTCCGGCGAGCCGTCCGCCGCCCCCGCGTCCGCGTCCCGGCTCCCCGTGGAACGCTCCACGCTGGTGTGCCCGAAGCCGACCGGTTCGGACATCGGCGAGACGACGTACACCGCCTTCACGCCCAAGGGGAAGACGGAGCGGGCCACCACCGGTGAGGACGGGGCCGGACTGCTGCCGGCCGGGAGCACCCTGGAGGGCGGCGGCGGAGAAGGGGGCAAGGGGAGCACGGGCGGGAAGTCCGCTCCCAAGCCGTTCGTGCCGCTGGAGGAACCCGGCGTCCCCGTCACCGCCGAGACCGACGGCAGCGCCTCCCCCGCGCTCACCGGCTCGGCGGACGGTCGCCTGGCACCCGGCTGGACGGTCCAGCAGACCACCCTCGTCACCGTGGGGACCGGGCGCGGGCTGCAGGGGCTCTCCTGCACCGTCCCCGACACGGAGTTCTGGTTCCCGGGCGCGAGCACGGCCGAGCAGCGTCAGGACTACATCCACCTCACCAACCCCGACGACTCCACGGCCGTGGTCGACCTGGAGCTGTACGGCGAGGACGGGTCGGTGCGGACCGACAGCGGCCAGGGCATCAACGTCCCCGGCCGGTCCACCGTCCCCGTCCTGCTCTCCGCGCTCTCCACCAAGCCGGTCGAGGACGTGGTCCTGCACGTGGTGGCGCGCACCGGCCGGATCGGCGCCCAGGTGCAGTCGTTGGACGAGAAGCTCGGCGGCGACTGGCTGACCGCCTCCAGGCGGTCCGGCGGCGATCTGGTGATGCCCGGACTCCCGCCGGACGCCACCAGCGCGCGTCTGGTCGTCTTCGCGCCCGGGGAGCGGGACGCCGACCTGCGGGTGCGGCTGGCGACCCCCACCGGCACGATCACCCCCGCGGGGCAGGAGACCCTGCACGTCAAGCGGGGGACGACGGTCGCCGTGGACCTCGGGGACATCACCCGGGGCGAGGCGGGTTCGCTGCTGCTGTCCCCGACCGAGGAGGGTGGGGGAGGCCAGGTGGTGGCGGCCGTACGGGTGGTGCGGGGCAAGGGCGGCGCCCGGGAGACGGCGTTCGTCCCGGCCACCGAGCCGATCCGGGAGAGGGCGTCGGTCGCCGGGAGCGACGCCGAGGCGACCAACAGCAAGGACGGCGGGACGATCCTGTCGCTGGTGGCGCCGGGCAAGGCCGCGAAGGTGCGGGTGACGGCCTCGGCGGCCAGTGGCGGCGGCAAGGCGGTCGACAGGACGCTCACCCTCAAGGCCGGGACCACCACCGCCGTGAGCGATCTGCGGCCCGAGGGCGGCAAGGGCCACTACGCGATCACCGTCGAGCGGCTGTCGGGCGGGGAGGTGTACGCCGCCCGGACGCTGTCGCTGGAGGACGACGGCGTCCCGATGTTCACCGTGCAGACGGTCCCCGACGACCGTGGGACGGTGGCGGTGCCCGAGGCCGGACAGGACCTGTCGGTGCTGGTGGACTGA
- a CDS encoding Trm112 family protein, whose translation MPLEAGLLEILACPACHAPLREEDGELVCQGADCKLAYPIRDDIPVLLVDEARRPA comes from the coding sequence ATGCCGCTCGAAGCCGGCCTCCTGGAGATCCTCGCCTGCCCGGCGTGCCACGCCCCCCTCCGTGAGGAGGACGGGGAACTGGTCTGCCAGGGCGCCGACTGCAAGCTGGCGTACCCGATCCGCGACGACATCCCCGTCCTCCTCGTCGACGAGGCCCGCCGCCCCGCCTGA